A window of the Phaseolus vulgaris cultivar G19833 chromosome 5, P. vulgaris v2.0, whole genome shotgun sequence genome harbors these coding sequences:
- the LOC137835533 gene encoding peroxidase 39-like — protein sequence MGSHFRFLSLCLLALVASTHAQLQLGFYAKSCPKAEKIILKFVHEHIHNAPSLAAALIRMHFHDCFVRGCDGSVLLNSTTNQAEKDAPPNLTVRGFDFIDRIKSLVEAECPGVVSCADILTLTARDTIVATGGPFWKVPTGRRDGVVSILEEARNNIPAPFDNITTLQTLFDNQGLDLKDLVLLSGAHTIGVAHCSSLSNRLFNFTGKGDQDPSLDSEYAENLKTFKCNDINKLNTTKIEMDPGSRKTFDLDYYRQVIKRRGLFESDAALLNNEVTKSQIIELLQGSIENFFAEFADSIEKMGRIKVKTGTEGEIRKHCAFVNS from the exons ATGGGAAGTCACTTCAGGTTTTTGAGTCTTTGCCTCTTAGCACTAGTTGCATCAACTCATGCTCAACTTCAGTTAGGATTTTATGCTAAGAGCTGCCCAAAAGCTGAGAAAATCATCTTGAAGTTTGTTCATGAGCATATCCACAATGCTCCTTCCCTAGCAGCTGCATTGATCAGAATGCACTTCCATGATTGTTTCGTTAGG GGATGTGATGGATCAGTGCTTCTGAACTCAACAACCAATCAGGCTGAAAAGGATGCTCCTCCAAATCTCACAGTCAGAGGATTTGACTTCATTGACAGAATAAAGAGCCTTGTTGAGGCTGAATGCCCTGGCGTGGTCTCTTGTGCTGATATTCTAACTTTGACGGCCAGAGATACTATTGTAGCCACA GGTGGACCCTTCTGGAAAGTTCCAACAGGTCGAAGGGATGGGGTCGTCTCTATCTTGGAGGAAGCCAGAAATAACATTCCTGCTCCATTTGACAATATCACCACCCTGCAAACACTCTTTGACAACCAAGGACTTGATTTGAAGGACTTGGTCCTGCTCTCTG GTGCTCACACAATTGGTGTAGCTCATTGCTCATCATTATCGAACCGCCTGTTCAACTTTACTGGCAAGGGTGATCAAGACCCCTCACTGGACAGTGAATATGCTGAAAATCTGAAAACCTTCAAGTGCAATGACATCAATAAGTTGAACaccacaaagattgagatggaCCCTGGAAGCCGCAAGACATTTGACCTTGACTACTACAGACAAGTGATTAAGAGAAGGGGACTATTCGAGTCAGATGCTGCATTGCTGAATAATGAAGTTACTAAATCTCAAATCATCGAATTGCTTCAAGGGTCAATTGAAAATTTCTTTGCTGAGTTTGCCGACTCCATTGAGAAAATGGGAAGAATTAAGGTGAAGACAGGGACAGAAGGAGAGATCAGAAAGCATTGTGCATTTGTAAATAGCTAG
- the LOC137835532 gene encoding histone-lysine N-methyltransferase ATXR2, which produces MEPICPIGLPCASEISALLSPTSPRQIQEYYHNLLSSRGCTGISVKQDGHFGKGVYADMDFKEGELVLKDPMFVGVQHSLNKIDCLVCSFCFRFIGSIELQIGRRLYMKQLRANESHGCDAGNSSQHFHGMDSSDEEENTQQCTSGISKTKVPLPEGVVESLMNGKLVLPCSEKFSLLPAVPCPRGCEEAYYCSMSCAEADWESSHLLLCTGESSDPARREALLKFIKHANETNDIFILAAKAISSTILRYRKLKAVSLEKQVKHDTSCASNDRSLSFLLEAWRPISMGHKKRWWDCIALPDDVDSSDEPSFRLQIKELAFESLQLLKAAIFDKECEPLFSLEIYGHIIGMFELNNLDLVVASPVEDYFLYIDDLTHPNKEEAEKITQPILDALGEDYSICCEGTAFFPLQSCMNHSCCPNAKAFKRDEDKDGQATIIAQRSICKGEEITISYVDEDLPFEERQASLADYGFRCRCPKCIEEES; this is translated from the exons ATGGAACCCATTTGCCCTATTGGGTTGCCGTGTGCCTCTGAAATCTCTGCTCTCCTCTCTCCTACCTCACCACGTCAAATACAG GAATATTATCACAACCTTTTGTCTTCAAGAGGGTGCACTGGTATCTCAGTCAAACAGGATGGCCACTTTGGAAAAG GTGTTTATGCAGACATGGACTTCAAAGAGGGAGAACTTGTTCTGAAGGATCCCATGTTCGTAGGGGTTCAACATTCCCTCAACAAG ATTGATTGTTTGGTCTGTAGTTTCTGCTTTCGTTTTATTGGCTCCATTGAACTTCAAATAGGAAGGAGGCTTTACATGAAGCAACTAAGGGCCAATGAGAGTCATGGATGTGATGCCGGAAACTCTTCACAACACTTTCATGGAATGGATTCGTCTGATGAAGAAGAGAACACTCAGCAATGTACTTCTGGGATTTCCAAAACTAAGGTTCCTCTCCCTGAAGGTGTTGTGGAATCATTAATGAATGGTAAATTGGTGTTGCCTTGCTCAGAGAAGTTCTCCTTGTTGCCAGCTGTGCCATGCCCTCGTGGATGTGAAGAAGCTTACTATTGCAG CATGTCATGTGCAGAGGCTGATTGGGAATCCTCCCATTTGCTACTCTGTACTGGTGAGAGTTCTGATCCAGCTCGTAGAGAGGCACTCCTTAAATTCATCAAACATGCTAATG AAACAAATGACATATTCATCCTTGCTGCCAAG GCTATTTCTTCAACCATATTAAGGTATCGCAAGTTAAAAGCAGTCAGTCTTGAAAAACAAGTGAAACATGATACATCCTGTGCTTCAAACGACCGaagtttatcttttcttttgGAAGCTTGGAGGCCTATATCGATGGGACACAAGAAAAG GTGGTGGGACTGTATTGCTTTGCCAGATGATGTGGATTCTTCTGACGAACCTTCATTCAGGCTGCAAATCAAAGAGTTGGCATTTGAG TCTCTGCAACTTCTTAAGGCAGCCATATTTGACAAGGAATGTGAGCCAT TATTCTCCCTTGAAATCTATGGGCATATCATCGGCATGTTTGAGCTGAATAATCT TGATTTGGTTGTGGCTTCTCCGGTGGAGGATTACTTTTTATACATTGATGATCTGACACATCCTAACAAG GAAGAGGCTGAGAAAATTACACAACCGATTCTGGATGCACTTGGTGAAGACTATTCTATTTGTTGCGAAG GGACTGCATTTTTTCCTTTGCAAAGCTGCATGAACCATTCCTGTTGTCCTAATGCCAAAGCTTTCAAAAGAGATGAG GATAAAGATGGCCAAGCAACAATAATTGCACAGAGGTCCATTTGTAAAGGAGAAGAG ATAACCATATCATATGTTGATGAGGACCTTCCATTTGAAGAGAGGCAGGCATCCCTTGCAGATTATGGTTTCAGATGCAGGTGTCCAAAGTGCATTGAAGAAGAGTCATAA
- the LOC137835537 gene encoding peroxisome biogenesis protein 22 isoform X1, protein MATGGNGDSSKQELIHLIKRFGAYVTFKISNFFPVSLHNLDIRSFGAVAGLAVAIVFTWRLLRAPSGSQRRQQKRQGASSSNPGVTTHSNLSVVPSDACSPSDDSRTQNVVDEFFQPDKPTLGQIVRQKLSEGRKVTCRLLGVILEESIPEELQKQATVRSSVLEVLLEITKFCDLYLMERVLDDESEKRVLVALEEAGVFTSGGLVKDKVLFCSTENGRSSFVRQLEPDWHIDSNPEIVSQLARFIKYQLHVSPYKAERTAANVFSAPSLEQFFGSI, encoded by the exons ATGGCTACCGGCGGCAACGGTGACTCCTCCAAACAGGAGCTCATCCACCTCATCAAACGCTTCGGAGCTTATGTCACTTTCAAGATCTCCAATTTTTTCCCTGTCTCTCTCCACAACCTC GATATACGCTCTTTTGGGGCAGTTGCTGGTCTTGCTGTTGCAATTGTTTTCACATGGAGGCTGTTGAGAGCTCCCTCCGGGTCTCAACGGAGGCAACAAAAACGGCAAGGTGCTTCTTCTAGCAATCCTGGAGTCACTACACATTCGAATTTGTCGGTGGTTCCTTCAGATGCTTGTTCACCCTCAGATGATTCAAGGACACAAAATGTTGTTGATGAGTTCTTCCAGCCAGACAAG CCAACCTTGGGGCAGATTGTTAGGCAGAAGTTGAGTGAAGGAAGAAAG GTAACTTGCCGTCTTCTTGGAGTGATCCTCGAGGAAAGTATTCCAGAGGAACTGCAG AAACAAGCCACTGTGAGATCCTCTGTGCTAGAAGTATTATTGGAAATAACAAAATTTTGCGATTTATATCTCATGGAACGAGTTCTGGACGACGAAAGTGAG AAAAGAGTTCTTGTAGCATTGGAAGAAGCAGGGGTATTCACTTCAGGTGGTTTGGTCAAGGACAAG GTTTTGTTCTGCAGCACAGAGAATGGACGGTCATCATTTGTTAGGCAATTGGAACCTGACTGGCATATTGATTCAAATCCTGAAATTGTCTCTCAATTAGCT AGGTTTATCAAGTATCAACTTCATGTATCTCCTTATAAAGCCGAAAGAACTGCTGCAAATGTGTTCAGTGCTCCATCTCTGGAACAGTTCTTTGGATCCATATGA
- the LOC137835537 gene encoding peroxisome biogenesis protein 22 isoform X2, producing the protein MIVIRDIRSFGAVAGLAVAIVFTWRLLRAPSGSQRRQQKRQGASSSNPGVTTHSNLSVVPSDACSPSDDSRTQNVVDEFFQPDKPTLGQIVRQKLSEGRKVTCRLLGVILEESIPEELQKQATVRSSVLEVLLEITKFCDLYLMERVLDDESEKRVLVALEEAGVFTSGGLVKDKVLFCSTENGRSSFVRQLEPDWHIDSNPEIVSQLARFIKYQLHVSPYKAERTAANVFSAPSLEQFFGSI; encoded by the exons ATGATTGTGATCCGG GATATACGCTCTTTTGGGGCAGTTGCTGGTCTTGCTGTTGCAATTGTTTTCACATGGAGGCTGTTGAGAGCTCCCTCCGGGTCTCAACGGAGGCAACAAAAACGGCAAGGTGCTTCTTCTAGCAATCCTGGAGTCACTACACATTCGAATTTGTCGGTGGTTCCTTCAGATGCTTGTTCACCCTCAGATGATTCAAGGACACAAAATGTTGTTGATGAGTTCTTCCAGCCAGACAAG CCAACCTTGGGGCAGATTGTTAGGCAGAAGTTGAGTGAAGGAAGAAAG GTAACTTGCCGTCTTCTTGGAGTGATCCTCGAGGAAAGTATTCCAGAGGAACTGCAG AAACAAGCCACTGTGAGATCCTCTGTGCTAGAAGTATTATTGGAAATAACAAAATTTTGCGATTTATATCTCATGGAACGAGTTCTGGACGACGAAAGTGAG AAAAGAGTTCTTGTAGCATTGGAAGAAGCAGGGGTATTCACTTCAGGTGGTTTGGTCAAGGACAAG GTTTTGTTCTGCAGCACAGAGAATGGACGGTCATCATTTGTTAGGCAATTGGAACCTGACTGGCATATTGATTCAAATCCTGAAATTGTCTCTCAATTAGCT AGGTTTATCAAGTATCAACTTCATGTATCTCCTTATAAAGCCGAAAGAACTGCTGCAAATGTGTTCAGTGCTCCATCTCTGGAACAGTTCTTTGGATCCATATGA
- the LOC137835536 gene encoding cyclin-U1-1 codes for MLTAGGYNSNHGRQLLPETSLSELNLPRVLFLLSSMLEKLLARNEKLVDVLNQQLDGLNCSSVRLGNSLNTFHGVRAPNISIPKYLERIYKYTNCSPSCFVVGYVYIDRLAHRHPDSLVTSLNVHRLLVTSVMVASKMLDDEHYNNAVYARVGGVSNAELNKLELELLFLLDFRVVVSSGVFESYCFHLEKEMAVNGTGMKIEKSLTPKAMEDLEAEISVEDKQSTSPPQILH; via the exons ATGTTAACAGCAGGTGGATACAACAGCAACCATGGTCGGCAGCTGCTGCCGGAAACCAGCTTGTCCGAGCTGAACTTGCCCAGAGTGCTCTTTCTCCTGTCTTCCATGTTAGAGAAGCTGTTAGCTCGCAATGAAAAGCTTGTGGATGTTCTGAACCAGCAGCTAGATGGACTGAACTGTAGCTCAGTAAGACTTGGTAACAGCTTGAATACTTTTCATGGCGTAAGAGCACCAAACATAAGCATACCTAAGTACTTGGAGAGGATATACAAGTACACTAACTGTAGCCCCTCCTGTTTCGTGGTTGGCTATGTCTATATAGACAGGTTAGCACATAGACATCCTGATTCCCTTGTCACATCCTTGAATGTGCACAGGCTGCTAGTTACCAGTGTCATGGTCGCTTCCAAGATGCTGGATGATGA ACATTATAACAACGCCGTTTATGCTCGAGTGGGAGGAGTGAGCAATGCTGAATTGAACAAGCTTGAGTTAGAGTTACTCTTTCTGTTGGATTTTAGAGTTGTTGTGAGCTCTGGAGTTTTTGAGAGCTACTGCTTTCACTTAGAAAAAGAGATGGCTGTGAATGGCACCGGCATGAAGATTGAAAAGTCATTGACACCAAAGGCTATGGAAGACCTCGAGGCTGAAATATCCGTTGAAGATAAACAAAGCACTTCCCCACCTCAAATTCTACACTGA
- the LOC137835535 gene encoding uncharacterized protein, whose product MFGGVAVPANSTHLRKSGSRPVVYDLDEHEGENGSEEGLLHPVEADDSKGSVTAVGAASMMPSPALLWRFKVLLFLIWGFICGKIGWDSVMIMSADKRDLFLYEAFLYFNPLLLATLMVWLWGINLWFFAQGGVNYPKIFDLDQNHLTHREIWKCATWMTIIVPTSMTAYIYLYSQGEVSYAASQPVLLYAAAIMVLIFPFDIFYFSSRYFFLRTLGRIVFPFQAISFADFFLADILTSMAKVFSDLERSVCRMVHQQVATIAWLEADSVCGSHSVAIPLVLVLPYLFRLNQCLRQYKDTGEKTSLLNALKYSTAVPVIFLSALKYHVFPERWTNFYRPLWLLSGVLNSSYSFYWDVNRDWDLSGFTRIFKFNKPHLFSHMLHGRRWVYFWVIGSNLILRCTWTYKLSAHLRHNYLTVFIIAALEIFRRFQWIFFRVENEWNKMNSKSHPYLSPKEIPNDEEKLLHSINYSV is encoded by the exons GATGATTCAAAGGGTAGCGTGACAGCTGTGGGTGCTGCTTCAATGATGCCATCACCGGCCTTGTTGTGGAGATTCAAG GTGCTATTGTTCCTCATTTGGGGCTTCATCTGTGGCAAG ATTGGATGGGATTCTGTCATGATAATGAGTGCAGACAAGCGGGATTTGTTCCTTTATGAagcatttttgtattttaaccCTCTTCTTCTAGCG ACTTTGATGGTTTGGCTGTGGGGAATCAACTTATGGTTTTTTGCTCAAGGTGGAGTCAATTATCCAAAAATATTTGATCTTGATCAAAATCATCTGACCCATAGAGAAATATGGAAG TGTGCTACATGGATGACAATTATTGTTCCAACCAGTATGACAGCATATATATATCTTTATTCTCAAGGAGAAGTCTCATATGCTGCATCACAACCA GTGCTCTTATATGCTGCCGCTATAATGGTTTTGATATTCCCCTTtgatatcttttatttttcatctaGATATTTCTTCTTAAGGACACTTGGGAGAATAGTTTTTCCATTTCAG GCGATATCATTTGCAGATTTTTTCTTGGCCGATATCTTAACTTCCATGGCAAAG GTGTTTTCTGATTTGGAGCGTTCAGTATGTAGAATGGTCCATCAACAG gtTGCCACGATTGCTTGGTTGGAAGCTGATTCTGTTTGTGGCAGCCACTCTGTTGCAATCCCTTTGGTTCTTGTTTTGCCTTATCTTTTCCGCTTAAACCAATGCCTCCGTCAGTACAAAGATACTGGAGAGAAAACTAGTCTTCTGAATG CTCTCAAATATTCGACTGCAGTGCCAGTGATTTTTCTCTCAGCCCTTAAATATCACGTCTTCCCTGAGAGGTGGACAAACTTTTATAGGCCTCTCTGGCTTCTCTCAGGTGTTTTGAACTCGTCATACTCCTTCTACTGGGATGTAAATCGAGATTGGGACCTAAG TGGCTTCACTCGAATATTCAAGTTTAACAAGCCACATCTGTTCTCACATATGTTACACGGAAGGAGATGG GTTTACTTTTGGGTGATTGGAAGCAATTTGATTTTGCGTTGCACGTGGACATATAAGCTGTCTGCCCATCTTCGTCATAATTACCTCACCGTGTTCATAATTGCTGCTTTGGAGATTTTCCGCCGCTTCCAGTGGATCTTCTTCCGTGTTGAAAATGAGTGGAACAAGATGAATTCCAAATCACACCCGTATCTCTCACCCAAAGAAATCCCAAACGATGAAGAGAAATTACTTCATTCCATTAACTACAGTGTATAG